The Schistocerca piceifrons isolate TAMUIC-IGC-003096 chromosome 5, iqSchPice1.1, whole genome shotgun sequence genome has a segment encoding these proteins:
- the LOC124799141 gene encoding uncharacterized abhydrolase domain-containing protein DDB_G0269086-like: MVKLRSQRPSNMDTEEQQLVSAGNVEPGTSSSTSTLFEDITCENVGAGAQEVVPPPTSPQGDVEKEVVPPPEKQEPESGNLPGGYSLQAILERVLNYRTEFAQQQVERDRQQAERDRRLAENLLAQQAERDRQLTESFLAQQAERDRRQAERDQQLVQSLENMKKEIADMKQNYEQELTEQVNNLQVANTNRVDEIGVLANRVEKLEIDSTQLVEQKWNEQATKIETEFNSWLEVKECEIDKNINSKVQAAIANRGSESFSTVVNSQVQNDVQTIKQILSEDIPQWQVNMNKRISDLEKGLAQSRKHLEQEPLSPTAHGFGNAQTYTRYNNGESVVDNAKSCSFGSEHTAYVQGAKPYSIDLIQEDAKSACDHSRNNGSGCKHDRNSSAQNHNHGNGGGGNKRQEHSQNGSNGRGQNGYGQTTYNKRRRFDDRYESGMSGTNRWKNARGQWQSNYSDSNRNWQQNQRRSPERQGNDRYDNNRPPPQNAPIAQPWRPTNQSVHIVEVADNSLPSTSQVTNSTN, from the exons atggttaagttgcgtagtcaacgtccgagcaatatggatactgaggaacaacaattagttagtgcaggaaatgtggaaccgggtacctcaagtagtactagtactctctttgaggatataacatgtgagaatgtgggggcaggggcacaggaagtggtgccaccgcccactagtcctcaaggggatgtagagaaagaagttgtaccaccaccagaaaagcaggaaccagagagtggtaatctgcctggtgggtattcgcttcaggctatattagagcgcgtgctgaattaccggacagaatttgcgcaacagcaagtcgagcgagaccgccagcaagctgagcgagatcgtaggctagcagaaaatttacttgcccagcaagctgagcgagatcgccagttaacagaaagtttccttgcccagcaagctgagcgagatcgccggcaagctgagcgggaccagcaacttgtgcaatcgttagaaaacatgaaaaaagagattgcagatatgaaacagaattatgagcaggagctgactgaacaggtcaacaacctgcaagtagcaaacactaacagggtagacgaaataggtgtattagccaatcgagtagaaaagctagaaatagattccacgcagcttgtagagcagaagtggaacgaacaagcaactaaaattgaaacagaattcaactcatggctagaagtgaaggagtgtgagattgacaagaacattaattccaaagtacaagcagccatagcaaatagaggctccgaatcgttcagtaccgtagtaaatagtcaggtacagaacgacgtgcaaaccatcaaacaaatactcagtgaggatattccgcagtggcaagtgaatatgaacaaacggatatccgacctggagaagggtttagcacaaagcagaaaacatttggaacaggaacctctgtcgccaacagcccatggttttggcaacgcacaaacttatacgcgatacaacaatggggaatctgtagtcgataatgcgaagagctgtagcttcggttcggagcacacagcatatgtccaaggagcaaaaccat attctatagacttgatacaggaagatgcaaaatcagcgtgtgatcactcgcggaataatgggtcaggatgtaaacatgacagaaatagtagtgcacaaaaccacaaccatggaaatggtgggggtggtaacaagcggcaagaacattcgcaaaatggtagtaatggtagaggccagaacgggtatggacaaacaacttataacaaaaggcgtcgatttgacgaccggtacgaatccggaatgtcagggaccaaccgctggaaaaatgcgcgaggtcagtggcagagcaattatagtgatagtaatcgaaattggcagcaaaatcagcgaagaagcccagagcgacagggtaatgaccggtatgacaacaatagaccaccgccgcaaaacgcgcctattgcgcagccgtggcggccgacaaatcagagtgtacatatagtggaggtcgcggacaatagccttccaagtacttcacaagtaactaattcaacaaactag